A stretch of DNA from Brevibacillus ruminantium:
ATTGCGGATTTATGTCAGGCGCTAGATGCCAGTCTGGTTGCGAGGGAGTGTATCCGATGAAATTTGCTACCAAGCTTTTGCATGGAACCAGTTGTTTTGATCCGGCAACGGGTGCCGCCTCTACGCCGATTTATCAGGCCTCTACCTTTCATCAAGCAGATCTTGACCGGCCGGGCGCTTTTGATTATTCGCGCTCCGGCAACCCGACCCGCCAGGCATTGGAGGATGCGATTGCCGTACTGGAGGGCGGGGAGCGGGGGTTTGCCTTTGCTTCCGGAATGGCGGCCATTTCCAGTGTCTTCATGCTCTTTTCGGCAGGAGATCACATCGTCGTTGCAGAGGACGTTTACGGCGGGACGTATCGTTTTTTAACCAAAGTTTTGTCACGGATGAACATTGATGTTACTTTCGTGGATACGACCTCGCTCGCCGAAGTGGAAAAAGCAATCACCCCCTGTACGCGCGGCATTTATCTGGAGACACCCTCCAATCCGACGTTGAAGGTTACAGATATTGCGGCGATCTGCAGGCTGGCACGCAGTAACAACCTGCTGGTGATTGTCGACAACACCTTTTTGACCCCCTACTATCAAAGACCGCTGGAGCTGGGAGCAGATATCGTCATTCACTCAGCCACCAAGTTTATCGGCGGGCACAGTGACGTAGTTGCGGGCTTGGCCGTAACCAGGGACAAGGAATTAGGGGAGCAGCTTTACTTTATTCAAAACGGGATGGGGGCCGTACTGGGGGCGCAGGATTCCTGGCTGGTCATGCGCGGCTTGAAATCATTAAAAGCACGTCTCGATGTAAGCACCCGGACAGCTGACAAGATTGCCCGCTGGCTGGCCGGTCACCCCGAAGTGAAGAAGGTATACTATACAGGCTTGGAGCAGCATCCGGGACATCTCCTGCAAGCCAGACAAGCCAGTGGACATGGAGCCGTTCTATCCTTTGATGTCGGCAGCAGAGAGAGGGCTAAAGCGCTTTTTGATCGGGTGACTCTGCCCATCGTAGCCGTGAGTTTGGGGGCGGTCGAAACAATCTTGTCGTATCCTGCCACGATGTCACATGCTGCTATGCCAAAAGAAGAGAGAGTGTGCAGAGGCATTACAGACGGTTTGATTCGACTGTCCGCGGGCTTGGAGGACGCTGATGACCTGATCCATGATCTGGAGCAGGCACTGAATAGCTTGGAAAATCTATCCTTCGAAAGCAAAGAAGAGGCATACTCCGGTACGTAAACCGGGGCATGCCTCTTTCTTTTTATTGACGGTTGACCGGAATTTTGTGGTTTCCTTCTGGGCGGGACTTTCCTGATTTGTTGATTCGCTGTTCATTTTCTCGTGTCGGAGGTTCTTCTTTTTTCTTTACGTTACTGGGAGCTTGCGGAATGATTCGCCCGACGACATCACCCAGCTCTTCGGCGATCCCGGCGATGGGTCGGCCACGTCGCATGTCAGCCGCCATTTCTCTGACGCGTTGTACGAGACCAGGGTCAGCCGTCACCAGGGCAGTTGCTCCTTGAGGGTCTTCCTTGAGCGCTTCCGCGACCGAATATTTGATTACGCCTACTTCTGGACGGTCAAGATGCGGATTCACATTGATGCCAACGACGGCATATTTGCCCAAAACAACCGCTGTTGCGCCATTAACGTTTGGCACCCGGGAGGCGAGTTGTACCAGACGGTCGGCTGTAGCTTGCGGCGATTGATTATAGGCGGGGGAAGGTGCAGTTTGTTGCACACGCTGGCGCTCGTCTGCCCGTTTGTTTGGCTGCGGTGCTGCCTGATTTGCCGGTGGCTTGTTGCCAGTCATGCACGCGGAGAGCAGCAGGCTGACACTAAACACGAGAATAGCTGTCCGTTTCACGGTCATTCTCCTTTACTCTAAGATGCTGATCCAAGATGCTCCCACACAAAAAATAAGATGATTACTCGTATTGTGTTCTCATGTCCCGCTTTTCATTCTGAGCGCCGTCTATCTTTTCTTTCGCCGTCATACACTGTAGTACATCACGTCGCCAGATGCTGAGCATCCCATCCCAAATTGCATACGGTATATCAGATGGGTTATAGGAGGCGAGATTTTGAAGAAAATCTACGTTCTGGACACCAACGTACTCCTGCAAGATCCACGGGCGATGTTTTCCTTTGCGGACAACGAAATCGTCATACCCGCCGTGGTGTTGGAAGAAATTGATTCAAAAAAGCGCTACATGGATGAAATTGGCCGAAACGCACGATATGTATCCAGACTGTTTGACAGCTTCCGTGAACTGGGACATCTGCACCAAGGCCTCATTTTGGAAACAGGAGGGTTGTTTCGGGTAGAGTTGAATCATTCCTCGCTATCCAAACTTCAAAGGCAATTTACAGAGGTCACCAACGACAACCGCATCCTTGCCGTAGCGCTGAACTTGCAGGAAGAAGAGAACCTGTCGCCTCAACCGCGCCCTGTCATTCTTGTCAGCAAAGACGCCTTGATGCGGGTAAAAGCAGATGCCCTGGGACTGATCGCGGAGGATTTCTTGTCAGACCGGGTCGTCGGCGAATACTCCAGTATTTACGCAGGCTACCAAAAGCTGCAGGCAGCGCCGGAGCTCATCAAGAACTACTACGCCAACCGCAAATTGCCTCTTTCCTCCAGCTTTCCGCAACATCGCTTCTATCCGCATCAGTTTCTCGTGCTGAAGGATGAATTGAATCCCTCCATCTCGGCAATCGGCAAGGTGGACCCCGATGGGAAAAATCTGGAAATGCTGATCGCTGACGATGATCCGATGTGGGGAATACGCGCACGAAATGTCCAGCAAAAAATGGCGGTTGAACTCTTGCTGCGGGAGGATATTCCCCTCGTGACCATGACCGGAAAAGCGGGGACGGGAAAAACCTTGTTGGCACTCGCAGCCGGACTCCTGCAGATTGAAGACCTGCAAACGTATAAAAAACTGCTCGTCGCCAGACCCATTGTTCCACTCGGGAAAGACATTGGGTATCTTCCCGGTGAAAAAGAAGAAAAGCTGCGCCCTTGGATGCAGCCGATTTACGACAATTTGGAATATCTGTTTAATACAAAGCGCTCGGGTGATCTGGACAAAATCCTGGCGGGTATGGGTAGCATTCAGGTAGAAGCGCTGACGTATATCCGCGGTCGCTCGATTCCCGGGCAGTACATTATTATCGACGAAGCGCAAAACCTTACCAAGCATGAAGTAAAAACGATTTTGACGAGGGTGGGGGAGGGTTCCAAAATTGTGTTGATGGGGGACCCGGAACAAATAGACCATCCCTATTTGGATGAGAGCAATAACGGGTTAACCTACGTGGTTGAAATGTTCAAGGATCAAAAGCTGGCTGGGCATATTCGCCTGGAAAAAGGAGAGCGAAGCATACTGGCGCAGCTCGCAGCCGATTTGTTGTAAACCTGAATAGGAGCAAAGAAAAGGGTTACACTATAGTTGTCGAGCCCGCAGATCGATGATTCAAACATCGGCGCAAAGCCTTCAGGAGGCGAAGAACCGTGGATGGTCATGATCAAGCAGTCGACAGTAGTCGAACTGGCGGAAACCGTACTCTTTAGGTAAACCAAACTCTTATCCGGAGGTTGAAGAGCCAAAGAGACTGATCGGTATAACCCCAAAAGCAACGGGCTCGACACGGCCGCTCCTTTATTGGGAGCGGTTTTTCTTTTTTCGGGGTTTTATAAGGAAAGCTTCTTTGAAAATAGAAAAACCCGGTCGGAACCGGGTAAGGGAAAGCTGGAATTTTTTGTGGGATCAGGCTTGTCGGTTGAGCCTTTTTTAATAAGCCAATCGAAGTATTATGCATCCCTTCATGGTACAGGGTAAAGAGGAGCATTTCTCCGAAGGTATTGATCTGTCAGCCTATCCATCTCACCTCTATTGTCGTCCGACCTGCTGGTGAGATAAGATAAACTTGTACAATCTACCAGCGGATAAGGGAGAACGACCCATGAGAACAAGACGTCTGATTATGTTCATTTGGTTGATCGCTGCAGTTCTTCTGCTGCAGGCATGTGGACCGGGACAAAATCAACAGTCGGGATTGCCGGCTGCTTTTGATCTGGAAAATCAGCAAGAATTCGGCATTCGCGGTATGTATCTGGGACAAAACATCAAACAAGTGATAGAGATTTTGAAGCCGGAAAAAGCTGATTTTATGGATGCGGTAACCAGAGAAAGCTTCACAGTTGACCAGCTTGCTGCCGGTGCGGGCACTACAGTGATGGGCCTTCTTTTTGTAGACGATTGCCAGTTGATGATCACTGTCAAGCAGGGAGTGCTTCATTCTATCGCGGTCGGCGGTGTTCCGAAGGAGAAAGCGACACTGTTTGCAACCAACCGGGGGCTTGCCGTCTATGACAGCAAGGAACGCCTGCAAGAGCTGTATGGTCCGATTGGTGAAGAGAAAGAGGGGCAAATCACTTTGCAGGGAAAGAAATATCAGGTCGTATTTAGCCTGAATGACAATCAGGTGATCGGCTACCGCTTCGTTACCATCGAGTAAGGCAGCAGCGAAGCAAGATCAGTCGCGTGAGGCCAGCCAATTCACAGAAACCTGGTAGGCCCTGGCGATTCCTTCTATTAAAAGTTCCTGCTCAGGATCAGTCAGATAAAGGTCACCAGCTTCGCCAGGGATCAGTCCAAACGTTGACTCCTTCATCTGCTCCAACGCAGCCCAGCGATCTTGCTGCTGGCCGGAAGACAGATCCAGCGAGAAGGCTGTCACTCTGTCGGTGTAAAGATAGACATGACCCGCCTGACTTTCGAATCCGATGTCTTCGAGATGATCAATGCTGGCGCTCGCAGGAAGGAGCCAAAGCGCAAATTCCTCTCCAAGCATTGATGCTTGCTCAAGCAGCTGGGCCAGCTTGTCGCGCTCTTGTTCATTGTCGACGATCAAAAGCTGCTCGTCGCGGTCAAACACGTTGACATGATCTCCAATTTTATGTATGACTTGTGCATAGAAGCCGGGAAGTTTACCTGAAGGAACGTGCATTTCTATCCCAAACATCCTTTTCATCCGTCATCACCCCATTTTGTGTTGATTGCTTTTATCGTATCACAGTATTTGAGGAGGTTTCACATGAAAGAGTCAAATCTGGTTATCGATAGTCTGGCGTTGGGCCCTTTCCAAACCAATGCGTATCTGCTCACCAACAACGATACACAGGAAAGCATCGTAATCGATCCGGGTATGGACCCCGAACCATTGCTGCAGAAGCTGGAGGGCAAAAACGTAGTGGCAATTTTGCTGACACATGCTCATCTGGACCATATTGGCGGGGTAAACGCAGTCAGAGCGTTGACGAATGCACCGGTTTACATCCATCCACTGGAGCAAGAGTGGCTGACAAATCCCGAGCTGAACGGCTCCACCCGCTGGCATTTGCCAGAACCGATTGTTTGCCAGCCTGCGGAGAATGAGCTGCATGACGGGCAGACACTGATGCTGGCAGGTTTCTCCATCCAGGTGTTGCATACCCCGGGCCACTCTCCAGGAAGCTGCTCGTTTGTGATTGGCCGCCATTGCTTCGGAGGCGATGTGCTGTTTGCCCAGAGCATCGGTCGCACCGATTTGCCAGGTGGTGACTTCGAGACACTGATGATCAGTATCCAGGATAAATTGTTTGAACTGGACGATGAGACAATCGTCTATCCGGGCCATGGCCCCAAAACGACCATTGATACGGAAAAAACGTATAATCCCTACGTAACGGGGATGCTTCGATGAAAAGGTGCTGCTCTCTATGGGTGGTGGCTGCGCTTCTCTGGGGAACAGTGGGATGTGCGCCGGGAGCCGGGCCGTCTGATCAGGGCACACGGCCGCCCGTGGCTTCTACGGAACAACCTTCTCCCGTTTCTGGAGCCGATCCTATGCCGGAATCCCTGCCTCCAGAAGAAAGCGGGGAGAACACTGAGGTGCCGAATGCTGGAACAGAGCCGCCTTTATCCCGGTTTCCCGAACAACGGATTACATTGATGGCTGTCGGGGATGTCATGGTTCATGACGAACAACTGGAGGCTGCCTTGCTCCCTGATCAGGTTTCCTATGATTTTTCCCCATCCTTTTCCCATGTGGCACCTATCTTTCAGGAAGCAGATTGGGTGGTCGGCAATCTGGAAACGACCCTGGCCGGACGCGACATGAGATTCAGCGGATACCCGATGTTCAACTCCCCGGACTCTTTGGCGGATACCTTGAAACAGATCGGCTTTACCGCGATGACCACGGCTAATAACCATTCAATGGATCGCAAAGAGCCCGGAGTGCTTCGCACAATTGAACAGTTGGACCGTGTAGGTATGCTGCATACGGGGACCTTTCGCGATGAAACCAGCCGCAATCAGCCGCTCATCTTGACCAAGGACGACTTTACGATGGCCGTCTTGGCCTACACGTACGGAACGAACGGAATACCGATTCCGCAGGGGAAGGACTATCTGGTCAATCTGATCGATCACGAGCTGATCAAGCAAGATATCGCCAGAGCGAGAGAAACAGGAGCAGATCTGGTCACCGTAGCACTGCATTTTGGGAACGAATACCAGCGCATGCCAAGCCCCAAGCAGAAAGAAACAGCGGCGCTTTGCATTCAGTACGGCGCCGATTTAGTACTAGGGGCGCACCCACATGTTTTACAGCCTTATGAATGGAAAACCGTGACACTGGAAAACGGGCAGACACATACCGGATTTATCGCATATTCTTTAGGCAATTTTATATCTGCACAGCGTCGTGAGTACAAGGATGTCGGTGCTATTCTGAAGCTTACGCTCTTCAAGGGAGAAAATGGCGAGGCACATGTAGAGCAAGCAGAATGGATTCCTACTTATGTCCATTATTATCGAAAAAATGGAAAACGTCAGTATGTCATCTACCCAGTCTCGCAAACCCTGGCTGCGGTTCAACAGGGGCAGAAGGACCCTGTTTTGACCAAAGAAGTGCTGGCTTATTTGAATCGTTTAGACAAAGAAATACAAATTCATCTCGATTCCTTGGAGAAAAGGAAAGAAAAAGAAAAAGAGAAAGAGGCCAGCTAGCAGTGCTGGCCTTTTTGCATATGCAGTTTGCCGGGTAGCATACTGATCGGCGAAGGAGAGAAGGGAGTAGGAAAGAAAGCTACTTCTGTCCGAAACCAAAGGGAAAATTGATTTTTAGCTGCAGCTTCAGCTCTTCGTTGACCATGCTGATTCCCTGTACCTGAATATTCGGGGAGATCAGCTCAGGGTAAAAACCAAAATCGTAGGCTTGATCCATTTCCTCGATGGTGGAGGAAGGCAGGGCAAAGCCGTCGAAATACAATTCATTGATGCGAAATTTCAACTCTTTCGGCGAAACCAGCTCGTAGGAACCGACCAGCTTGATCTGCATGTGATCATAGGTACCTTCGACGATGAGCTGATTGTTTTCGAAGCGGAACTGTGAATGTTTGAACAGTTCATCTTTGTTCATCAAAAATTGGTTAAACTCATCTTGCCGGATCGTTAGTGTATGCAGGAATAACCCCTCGGATTGAATACGATCCGGAGTAGCCAGCTCAGGAATCTGAAACATCACCGTGGACAATTGGCTGAAAAAGGTTTGGAAAGCTGGCAGGCCGCGCTCGCGCCAATCGACGATTAAATGGCCTATTAGGGACTGAACATTGGTCGCATCGCCTATTTTCGAGAGATTCTCTTCTTTCTCAGCCTGGATAGCGAGCATCTCGGCCAATTGCTTTTCGTACGATTTTTTCAGTTCCTGCAAAGCGGTGATCCGCTGCAGCTTATCAGACTGCATAGCTTCCATTTTTGTCCGCTCGGCCTGGTATTTTTCCAGTTTCTGCATGTCTCTTTCATACAAGAGCTGCAGGAAATCAAACATCAGCAAAAAATCATTAAAATTTTCAGCGTCAAACAACAGAGTCAAAAGCGAAACGCGCTCCCCCGTGTAGTAGGCCACAGCTACTTCACCGGCATGCCGCTTCATCGCTTCCATGACAAGTTTTTGCCGTTGCATGTCCAAATCAAGACGGGCTACCTCTCCGTTCAGCCGGCTTTCCTCCTGTTTGATCATTCCCAGCGTCCGCTCCAGCTCTTTTTGTGTAAAATGCTGTTGCAGGATCAACTGCTCCAAAGGGGGAAGTTCCTCGGCGAAAGCGGTTAAAGGCATAAGGGCAAGCAGCAAGGCGAGCAATAGTTTACGCATCTCTTCACCTTTTGTTTCGTAGCGTGATTGGAGCCAAAAGCCAAAGACGCTCTCACCACATTGTATGATCTCTTTTCGTATTATAGCCTTAGTTGACTGAATTTGGATAGCAGGAGAAACGAAGATGACGATATTACCCAGAATTTACAAGGAAATCGAGCAACGGCCAGAAGGGGCCATTCCATTTGTCCGCTTCATGGAAATGGCTTTGTATGATCAACAGGGAGGGTATTATACCTCTGCCCGCCAAAAAATCGGCAAGGACGGCGATTTTTATACCAGTGCCACCGTGCATCCTGTATTTGCAGAGACACTGGCTGATGTCGTGATCGAGATGTGGGAAGCCGGAAAGTGGTCTGCGCCCACCCTGGTCGAGATTGGAGGTGGGACGG
This window harbors:
- a CDS encoding trans-sulfuration enzyme family protein, producing MKFATKLLHGTSCFDPATGAASTPIYQASTFHQADLDRPGAFDYSRSGNPTRQALEDAIAVLEGGERGFAFASGMAAISSVFMLFSAGDHIVVAEDVYGGTYRFLTKVLSRMNIDVTFVDTTSLAEVEKAITPCTRGIYLETPSNPTLKVTDIAAICRLARSNNLLVIVDNTFLTPYYQRPLELGADIVIHSATKFIGGHSDVVAGLAVTRDKELGEQLYFIQNGMGAVLGAQDSWLVMRGLKSLKARLDVSTRTADKIARWLAGHPEVKKVYYTGLEQHPGHLLQARQASGHGAVLSFDVGSRERAKALFDRVTLPIVAVSLGAVETILSYPATMSHAAMPKEERVCRGITDGLIRLSAGLEDADDLIHDLEQALNSLENLSFESKEEAYSGT
- a CDS encoding MBL fold metallo-hydrolase, with translation MKESNLVIDSLALGPFQTNAYLLTNNDTQESIVIDPGMDPEPLLQKLEGKNVVAILLTHAHLDHIGGVNAVRALTNAPVYIHPLEQEWLTNPELNGSTRWHLPEPIVCQPAENELHDGQTLMLAGFSIQVLHTPGHSPGSCSFVIGRHCFGGDVLFAQSIGRTDLPGGDFETLMISIQDKLFELDDETIVYPGHGPKTTIDTEKTYNPYVTGMLR
- a CDS encoding PhoH family protein, whose protein sequence is MKKIYVLDTNVLLQDPRAMFSFADNEIVIPAVVLEEIDSKKRYMDEIGRNARYVSRLFDSFRELGHLHQGLILETGGLFRVELNHSSLSKLQRQFTEVTNDNRILAVALNLQEEENLSPQPRPVILVSKDALMRVKADALGLIAEDFLSDRVVGEYSSIYAGYQKLQAAPELIKNYYANRKLPLSSSFPQHRFYPHQFLVLKDELNPSISAIGKVDPDGKNLEMLIADDDPMWGIRARNVQQKMAVELLLREDIPLVTMTGKAGTGKTLLALAAGLLQIEDLQTYKKLLVARPIVPLGKDIGYLPGEKEEKLRPWMQPIYDNLEYLFNTKRSGDLDKILAGMGSIQVEALTYIRGRSIPGQYIIIDEAQNLTKHEVKTILTRVGEGSKIVLMGDPEQIDHPYLDESNNGLTYVVEMFKDQKLAGHIRLEKGERSILAQLAADLL
- a CDS encoding CapA family protein, which translates into the protein MKRCCSLWVVAALLWGTVGCAPGAGPSDQGTRPPVASTEQPSPVSGADPMPESLPPEESGENTEVPNAGTEPPLSRFPEQRITLMAVGDVMVHDEQLEAALLPDQVSYDFSPSFSHVAPIFQEADWVVGNLETTLAGRDMRFSGYPMFNSPDSLADTLKQIGFTAMTTANNHSMDRKEPGVLRTIEQLDRVGMLHTGTFRDETSRNQPLILTKDDFTMAVLAYTYGTNGIPIPQGKDYLVNLIDHELIKQDIARARETGADLVTVALHFGNEYQRMPSPKQKETAALCIQYGADLVLGAHPHVLQPYEWKTVTLENGQTHTGFIAYSLGNFISAQRREYKDVGAILKLTLFKGENGEAHVEQAEWIPTYVHYYRKNGKRQYVIYPVSQTLAAVQQGQKDPVLTKEVLAYLNRLDKEIQIHLDSLEKRKEKEKEKEAS
- a CDS encoding coiled-coil domain-containing protein, giving the protein MRKLLLALLLALMPLTAFAEELPPLEQLILQQHFTQKELERTLGMIKQEESRLNGEVARLDLDMQRQKLVMEAMKRHAGEVAVAYYTGERVSLLTLLFDAENFNDFLLMFDFLQLLYERDMQKLEKYQAERTKMEAMQSDKLQRITALQELKKSYEKQLAEMLAIQAEKEENLSKIGDATNVQSLIGHLIVDWRERGLPAFQTFFSQLSTVMFQIPELATPDRIQSEGLFLHTLTIRQDEFNQFLMNKDELFKHSQFRFENNQLIVEGTYDHMQIKLVGSYELVSPKELKFRINELYFDGFALPSSTIEEMDQAYDFGFYPELISPNIQVQGISMVNEELKLQLKINFPFGFGQK
- a CDS encoding YhcN/YlaJ family sporulation lipoprotein, whose translation is MTVKRTAILVFSVSLLLSACMTGNKPPANQAAPQPNKRADERQRVQQTAPSPAYNQSPQATADRLVQLASRVPNVNGATAVVLGKYAVVGINVNPHLDRPEVGVIKYSVAEALKEDPQGATALVTADPGLVQRVREMAADMRRGRPIAGIAEELGDVVGRIIPQAPSNVKKKEEPPTRENEQRINKSGKSRPEGNHKIPVNRQ